The nucleotide sequence GCCGCCGAGGGCGGACTCGGGCGCCGGGTCACCGAAGGCCAGGTCCCACAGGTAGTGCCACCGGGCCATGACCCAGGAGATGGCGGTGTAGAGCCAGTCAAGCAACGGAGGACTCCTCCTGCGGGGTCCGGCACGCGGCCGGCGGGGTGGCCTCGCGGCCGGGGTCATCGGACGGGGCACCGGACGACGGTGCCCCTGAGCTCGACGAGCGAGCGGGTGTTCCGGTTCCGCCGGGTCCGGCCGGCGGCACCGGGTCCACGCCCCCCGGGTGCCAGGGGGCGCACTTGAGCAGCCGGACCAGCGCCAGCCAGCTGCCCCGGCCGGCGCCGTGCCGGGCGACGGCCTCGGCGGCGTAGGCGCTGCACGTCGGGTAGAACCGGCACCGCGGGGGGAACGCCGGGCTGATCGCCCGCGAGTAGAAGCCGAGCGCCCGGAGCAGCACCCGGGCGACGGGGGAGCGGCGGGCCGCAGTGGCGCTCATCGGGCCCGGGCCCGGTCGCCGAGCAGCCGGTCCAGGCCGGCGGACAGATCCCGGTGCAGGACGGCGAACGGCGCCTCGGCCGCTTCCGGCCGCGCCCGCACGACCAGGTCGGCACCGGCGGGCAGCCGGTCGAGCTCCGCCCGGACGACCTCCCGCAGGCGCCGGGTCACCCGGTGGCGGACCACCGAGTTGCCCACGCCCTTGCCCACCACGAAACCGGCCCGTGCAGCCTCCGGCGACGACGTGTCACCGGTCGGCTGCTCGGGCCGTTCGGGGAGGAAGTGCAGCACCATGGTCGGCCGCCCGGCGCGCCGGCCGGAACGGACGACCGCGGTGAATTCCGGGCGCCGGCGCAGGCGTGCCTGCGCAGGCAGCACGTCAGGCGGAGAGCTTCTCGCGGCCCTTGCGCCGACGGCCGGTGATGATCGCCCGGCCCGCGCGGGTACGCATCCGCAGCCGGAAGCCGTGGGTCTTGGACCG is from Blastococcus sp. HT6-4 and encodes:
- the yidD gene encoding membrane protein insertion efficiency factor YidD, which produces MSATAARRSPVARVLLRALGFYSRAISPAFPPRCRFYPTCSAYAAEAVARHGAGRGSWLALVRLLKCAPWHPGGVDPVPPAGPGGTGTPARSSSSGAPSSGAPSDDPGREATPPAACRTPQEESSVA
- the rnpA gene encoding ribonuclease P protein component, coding for MLPAQARLRRRPEFTAVVRSGRRAGRPTMVLHFLPERPEQPTGDTSSPEAARAGFVVGKGVGNSVVRHRVTRRLREVVRAELDRLPAGADLVVRARPEAAEAPFAVLHRDLSAGLDRLLGDRARAR
- the rpmH gene encoding 50S ribosomal protein L34: MSKRTFQPNNRRRSKTHGFRLRMRTRAGRAIITGRRRKGREKLSA